TTTCTCCTTCTCTAACCAGTTTAATTCCCTCTTCTAGGCTTATTAGCTTACTCATAAGTTGATATAGTTATTTTCGTATTAATTCTTTTTTGTGCCTTCAATTATCCAAAATCCTTCCAACTCTCTTGCAAATTTAATATTAAACTTGATTGAAAGAACCTTGATAGCTTCTACTGGTCTAACTCCATCAAAGGCATTAATAATTAAATAGGCCTTACCATTATTCTTTAAGACCCTTGATGCTTCTCTAATGATATCATAATCTAAGATCTCAGAAATAATCACGTTATCGAAAGAGTTATCTCTAAAGGGAAGAGGGTAAACAGAATTCACTAGGTTATCAACGTAAAAATATGCCAAATCATTACTGACTGTGACCGTGGCATTTGTTAACGGAGAACCTATCTGAAGAGTTTTTCCCTTTAAGTTCAAGTTCAATTTTTTACTTCTTATGTATCTAAAAAACCTTGTATCAATGATCAGAAAGCTAGTTATGTTCTTTAAAATTAAAGCCTCACCGTTAAGTAATTTATGGGAAAAAATGAAATCATAATTATCACTTGTTATTTGGGAGATTTTGCTATAACTTAGATCTATTTCCTCTTTTTTTCCGTCATTATGATATATTGCACTAAGGCTATGTTTTAGTGTTTTTGCATCACTAGGCAATAACTCCAAGTATTTCACATTGAAAAAATAGTTCTACTCCTATATATTTATATCCCTATATATTTCTTATGGGAATACATCATGAAGTGCTTTAGAGATATCTGTTATTGCAAACATCCCTATAATCTTCCCTTCCTTGTCTTTTACTGGTAAATGCCTGATCTTATTTTTAGTCATTATATCTATTGCTACAAAAACATCGGTATCTTCATCTACAGTTATTAAATTACCCATTGTAGAGGCTAACCTGACTTCATCTGTAGGATTTAAACCCATTGAAAACGCTCTTACAGCATCTCTATCTGTAAAAATACCCTTAGGTTCACCATTTTCAGTGACTATTACTGAACCTACTCCTCTTTCCATCATTAGCTTACATACTTCTTGTATAGACGTATTTGCTTCAACTTGAAATACTGGACTTGACATGTAGTTTTTTACAGCTTTCATGTGTAATACTTTATTCTCTCTCCCAAAAAGCTTTTAGCTTTACATTTTTCGGTTCGCCGTGCTCTAATATGTCTTCAATTGTTTGTCTTAAGAAATCTTCTGATTGAACACCTCTCACAAGCCAGACATCATTAATTAAAATAGCTGGAACACCATGAATACCCATAGCTTTAGCTTCTTCTTCATCTTCTATTACAGCTAACTTTGCTTTTTTAGATTTAAAGTCCCTCTTAAACTGTTCCACATCTAATCCAACTTCTTCTGCGATTTTAATAAGAACCTCATCTTGTGTGACATCTTCTCCCTCCAGGAAGAACTTGTCTTGGGCTTTATCAAAGTATTCCCAATGACCTTCATCGCCCTTTTGAAATTCTGCTGCCTTACATGCCATCAAAGGTGGAATTGACCACACATAACCTATTTTACCCTTACTAATAACTTTCTCTGGATCGTAGTCTGGAAAATATTTTTTCACTATTTGAAATTCACTAAGAAATACTTTTCTAGCATCTTCTATTGTAGGAGCTATTTCCTTCAAGTCCTCTAGTGATGAAATGATAGAGAATGCCTTATGCTTAACAATAACTTCTCCCTTAAATTCTCTTACTACATTTTTAAGTCTTTTAG
The sequence above is drawn from the Sulfurisphaera tokodaii str. 7 genome and encodes:
- a CDS encoding CBS domain-containing protein, with protein sequence MKAVKNYMSSPVFQVEANTSIQEVCKLMMERGVGSVIVTENGEPKGIFTDRDAVRAFSMGLNPTDEVRLASTMGNLITVDEDTDVFVAIDIMTKNKIRHLPVKDKEGKIIGMFAITDISKALHDVFP
- a CDS encoding methyltransferase domain-containing protein — encoded protein: MKYLELLPSDAKTLKHSLSAIYHNDGKKEEIDLSYSKISQITSDNYDFIFSHKLLNGEALILKNITSFLIIDTRFFRYIRSKKLNLNLKGKTLQIGSPLTNATVTVSNDLAYFYVDNLVNSVYPLPFRDNSFDNVIISEILDYDIIREASRVLKNNGKAYLIINAFDGVRPVEAIKVLSIKFNIKFARELEGFWIIEGTKKN
- a CDS encoding DsbA family oxidoreductase → MIKLTFFHDVICPFCFVMSKRLKNVVREFKGEVIVKHKAFSIISSLEDLKEIAPTIEDARKVFLSEFQIVKKYFPDYDPEKVISKGKIGYVWSIPPLMACKAAEFQKGDEGHWEYFDKAQDKFFLEGEDVTQDEVLIKIAEEVGLDVEQFKRDFKSKKAKLAVIEDEEEAKAMGIHGVPAILINDVWLVRGVQSEDFLRQTIEDILEHGEPKNVKLKAFWERE